The sequence CCTCGCACGTGCTCAAGAACGCCAACAACAAGGGCGACGGCGAGTTGCAGGTCTCGATCAAGGATTCGAACCAGCTGGCCACCAGCGACTACGAATTCATCTACGACGGTCCCGACTACCGCGTGGTGCGCAAGGAAGACGGCACCACCTTCAATATCAACGCCTCGACCTGGAATACCCCGCCGGTGGTGATCGACGGCCTGCAGTTCCGCCTCAACAGCGGCACCATGCAGCCGGGCGACCGCTACACCATCCAGCCCACGCGCGATTTCGCCGACAACATGTCGGTGATGATCAAGGACACCGCCAAGGTGGCCGCGGCCGCGCCGATCCGCACCTCGAGCGACACCGCCAGCATCGCGGTGAGCAAGACGCCGACCTCGGCCGGCACCATCGCCGCCGTCACCGGGGTGATCAACGCCCAGGGCGGCGCGGCGGCCAAGAAGATCGAGCTGGTGTTCACCTCGGCCAGCACCTACGACGTGATCGACAGCACCACCGGCAATACGGTCGCCAGCGGCCAGTCGCTGGTCGGTGGCCAGGCCACCTACAACGGCTGGACCGTCAGCATCGCCGGCGCCGCCTCGGGCGACCGCTACGTGGTCGATCCGCGCCGCAACACCGGCTCGGCCACCATCTCGGCCGGCACCGTCACCTCCTCGCCGGTCGACATCGACCTGAAGGACCCGGTCTCGCTGGTGTTCACCTCGCCGACCACCTTCGAATTGCGCGACCCGGCCACCGGCAACGTGCTGCAGGCCGCCCAGCCCTATACCGCCGGCGGCGACATCAGCTTCAACGGCTGGACCGTCAAGGTCTCGGGCGTGCCCTCGCCCGGCGACGGCTTCCTGGTCGAGCCCAATGCCGGCGGCAAGGCCGACGCCCGCAACATGCTGGCGATGGGCGAACTGCAGACCAAGAACACCCTGGCCGGCGGCACCGCCAGCTACCAGGGCGCCTACAGCAAGCTGGTGGCCGACGTCGGCGTGCGCGCCAACCAGGTCAACATCAACCAGGAAGCGCAGGCACAACTCTTGCAACAGGCCGAGACGAAGCTGTCCGAATCGTCGGGCGTGAACCTCGACGAAGAAGCGGCCAACCTGCTGATCTTCCAGCAGGCCTACCTTGCCTCGAGCCGTACCATCCAGATCGCCCAGCGGGCGTTCGAAGAAGTCCTGACCATCGGCCGCTGAGGCCGGCGACCGGGCTTAGGAGCACTGCACCATGCGCATCGCGACCAGTTCCATCTACAACAGCGGCGTGTTCAGCATGAACAACCGCCAGGCCGACCTGTACAAGCTGCAGAACCAGCTGTCGACCGGCCGCCGCATCCTCACGCCGGCGGACGATCCGGTGGCGGCCGCGCGCTCGCTCGACCTGTCGCAGGCCACCCAGGTCAACGAGCAGTACATCGACAACGTCAAGTACGCCAACAGCACGCTGGCGCTGACCGAGGACAATCTGCAGCAGGTCACCGCGGTGATTCAGGACATCCAGGAACTGGCGGTGCAATCGGGCAATCCGGCGCTGACCAGCAGCGAAAAGAAGATGCTGGAGTCGGACATCCGCGGCAAATACCAGCAACTGATCGGCCTGGCCAACACCACCGACGGCAACGGCCTCTACCTGTTCTCGGGCTACAAGGGCGACACCAAGCCGTTCAACGAGCAGAGCTACGGCAACGTGCGCTACGACGGCGACCAGGGCCAGCGCTCGGTGCAGGTCTCGCCGTCGCGGCAGATCCCGGTGTCCGATTCGGGCGCCGACGTGTTCGTCAAGATCAAGACCGGCAACGGCACCTTCACCACCGGCACGGGCGGCAACGCCGCCGGCGGCGCCAACCAGGGCACCGGCATCGTCAGCCCCGGCGTGGTCAGCGATCCGGTCAAGTGGGCCAACGCCAACAACAACGACACCTACCGCGTGCAGTTCCACGTCGTGCCGGACCCGACCGACCCGACCAAGACCGTCACGCGCTACGACATCATCGACAACGACACCAACTCGGCGAACTACAACCGTTCGCTGATCGACGGCTACGACTACACCAACGACGTGCCGGCCGGCGGCCGCACCGACGGCGCCGGCAACCCGAACGCCTATCCGCGCAGCTACACCGCCGGCGGCGACATCACCTTCGCCCAGCAGCCGGGCGAGACCTCGGCGCTGTATCCCAACTGGGACTTCGGCGGCAAGATCTCGGTCGACGGCGTGCCGAAGGATGGCGACAGCTTCAAGCTCGAAGGCAGCCGCGACCAGGATCTGTTCAGCACGATCGGCGACTTCGCCGCCGCGCTGACCAACTACGCCGACAACAGCACCTCCGGCGCCGACTTCCAGAACCGGCTCAACGCCACGCTCTCGAACCTCAACAACGCGCTCAGCAACGTGCTGACGGTGCAGGCCAACGTCGGCTCGCGCATGAAGGAGGGCGATTCGGTGCAGACCACCACCGAGGATCTGAACGTGCAGTTCAAGACCACGCTGTCCAAGCTGACCGACCTGGACTACGTGAAGGCGATCAGCGATTTCTCGGTGACGCAGACCTATCTGGATGCGGCGCGGCAGTCGTTCTCCAAGGTGCAGGGCTTGTCCTTGTTCCAGTACATCGGCGGGTAAAAGCCTTGTGAGCTTGCCGGTGTTCGTGATGGCCTGATCCTGCAATGAAGCGCCCGGCAAAGCCGGGCGTTTGCGTTCAGTGCGGCTTGAAACTCCGGCTTTCCCTGATTCATCCCGACTCCCCCGCCCTCGCCGCCGCGAGGGAGCCTCGCTAGCGCTCGTTCGTGTCTTTTTCGACCGATTCGTCATCCTCGCGCTGCCGCTGCTGCTAGTGCCGTCGGTCGGGATTTACTCCCGACAGCGGCGGCAGATTCATGCGTTGCCGGCGGCAATTCCTGCCTGCCGTAGGAGCGGCTTCAACCGCGAATGGCCGGAATATGGCTACGGCCTGAGTACCCACCGGCCCGCTCCCTCTCCCACCGGGAGAGGGCTGGGGTGAGGGAGCGCCGGTCGAGTGCCCATTAACCGGCGAATGTTCTCCATCAGCCGAGTAGGTCGGACTTCAGTCCGACGGCGATCTTCCTCACTGGCGCTGTCGGACTGAAGTCCGACCTACCGGATTGCATCGCACGACGTGGAGAACGCAGGCGCGGCCTCAGCTGCGGATCGCCCGGCTGCGCCACGGCCTGTCCGCGGTTGAAACCGCTCCTGCAGATGCCGTCCCGCCATCGCCGCGACGAGCGGCTTTTCATAACACGAACGATCGTGCTATTTTGCTTGCAATCCACTGCGAGACCGACCGATGCCCCGCACCGCCAGCAAGGGTGAAGCCACCCGCGAAGCCATCCTCGACGCCGCCATCGACCTGGCGCGCGAGGTCGGGCTGTCGGCGCTGACCATCGGTGCGCTGGCCGAGCGGGCCGGCATGAGCAAGAGCGGACTGTTCGCCCACTTCGGCGCCAAGGAGGAGCTGCAGCTGGCCGTGCTGCGCGCTGCCCAGAGCCGCTTCGACGACGAGGTGTCGCGCATCGCCTTCCAGGCGCCGCGCGGCTTGCCACGGCTGCGCGAATTGTTCGAGCGCTGGCTCGGCTGGGCCGCCGCGCAGCGCCAGCCCGGCGGCTGCCTGATGATCGCGGCCGCCAGCGAATTCGACGACCGGCCCGGCCCGGTACGCGACTTCCTGGCCTCGCAGCAGCAGGGCTGGCTGCTCGGCCTGGGCCGCACCGTCCAGTTCGCGGTGGAGACCGGCGAACTGCCGGCCGACACCGATACCGAGCAGTTCGCCTTCGAATTGTTCGGCCTGATCCTGTCGACCCATCACCACGTCCGCCTGCTGTCCGATTCGCGCTTCGTCGCCCGCGCCCGCCAGGGCCTGGAACGCCTGATCTCGGCCCCGCCGCGCCAACCGTCCTGAAACCCAACTGATCCCCGACCGAGGAGTCCGCCATGAACACCGCCAGTTTGCCCATGAATAGCACGAACGTTCGTAAATTTATCGCCCTCAATTCGCTGCGCACCGGCCTGGGCCTCGCCGCGCGGCTGTCGCGGCCGTTGGCGCTGGCCTGGGCCGAGCGGCTGTTCCTCACTCCGCCGCGGCACGATTGGCCGGCGGCCGAGCAGGGCTGGCGCGACCGCGCCGAGCAGGGCGTGCTGCACACCGCCGGCCTGCCGCAGCCCGAATGGGACGGCAAGCCGATGCGCACCTACCGCTGGGGCGAGGCGCGCCGCGGCAAGGTGGCGGTGCTGCACGGCTGGGGCGGCAGGGCGACGCAGTTCCACGCCTTCGTCGCGCCGCTGGTGGCGGCCGGCTACCAGGTGATCGGCATCGATGCGCCGGCCCATGGCGCCAGCGCCGGCCGCCAGGCCTCGGTGCTGCATTTCGCCCATGCGCTGGAACGGCTGCTGCGCAACGAAGGCCATGTCGACGCGCTGATCGCCCATTCGCTCGGCGGCCCGGCCGCGATCTACGCGCTGGCGACCGCGCGGCTGGACGTCGACCGCGTCGCGCTGATCGCGCCGGCCATCGACGTGGCCGCCTATGCGCGCCAGGTGGCGCGCCTGCTGGGCCTGGACGACGGCCTGCGCGACGCGATG is a genomic window of Chitinimonas koreensis containing:
- a CDS encoding alpha/beta hydrolase translates to MNSTNVRKFIALNSLRTGLGLAARLSRPLALAWAERLFLTPPRHDWPAAEQGWRDRAEQGVLHTAGLPQPEWDGKPMRTYRWGEARRGKVAVLHGWGGRATQFHAFVAPLVAAGYQVIGIDAPAHGASAGRQASVLHFAHALERLLRNEGHVDALIAHSLGGPAAIYALATARLDVDRVALIAPAIDVAAYARQVARLLGLDDGLRDAMQLRMETRFGIQWRELHGAARAAQLRQPALIVHDRGDREVPSAAGVAIAEAWPGAQLQLTDGLGHNRILRDAAVVERVIEFVRG
- the flgL gene encoding flagellar hook-associated protein FlgL, whose protein sequence is MRIATSSIYNSGVFSMNNRQADLYKLQNQLSTGRRILTPADDPVAAARSLDLSQATQVNEQYIDNVKYANSTLALTEDNLQQVTAVIQDIQELAVQSGNPALTSSEKKMLESDIRGKYQQLIGLANTTDGNGLYLFSGYKGDTKPFNEQSYGNVRYDGDQGQRSVQVSPSRQIPVSDSGADVFVKIKTGNGTFTTGTGGNAAGGANQGTGIVSPGVVSDPVKWANANNNDTYRVQFHVVPDPTDPTKTVTRYDIIDNDTNSANYNRSLIDGYDYTNDVPAGGRTDGAGNPNAYPRSYTAGGDITFAQQPGETSALYPNWDFGGKISVDGVPKDGDSFKLEGSRDQDLFSTIGDFAAALTNYADNSTSGADFQNRLNATLSNLNNALSNVLTVQANVGSRMKEGDSVQTTTEDLNVQFKTTLSKLTDLDYVKAISDFSVTQTYLDAARQSFSKVQGLSLFQYIGG
- a CDS encoding TetR/AcrR family transcriptional regulator, giving the protein MPRTASKGEATREAILDAAIDLAREVGLSALTIGALAERAGMSKSGLFAHFGAKEELQLAVLRAAQSRFDDEVSRIAFQAPRGLPRLRELFERWLGWAAAQRQPGGCLMIAAASEFDDRPGPVRDFLASQQQGWLLGLGRTVQFAVETGELPADTDTEQFAFELFGLILSTHHHVRLLSDSRFVARARQGLERLISAPPRQPS